From Cryptococcus neoformans var. grubii H99 chromosome 6, complete sequence:
CAACATTGTCCCCACGCCCTTGATGGGTGTTTGTTTTTATTGGCCTATAGCAGATCTGTATGACGGCTAGCTTCATATTTGCCTCATGCGGATCTCGCATTTTCCAGTCTTCTGTGCTTCGCATACACGCATATCCCAAGTCTCTTTACGATACGATACAAGTACTATACCCAAAGTCATGTCGCAACGAATGTCCATTAGTTCTTATTTATATATGTCCTTGTATATATCATTAAAATCGTCTCAAATGCATAGCATATGTTCTGTCCTCGTTTGGGAAACGTTGCAGTTGTGTGGGTCGACATACAGCACTGGTGCTGGGAAGAAATGATTTTGTCTCTTCAGAAATGTACCTATATGCATTACGCTGCaatgctcttcttcttgttcttcttcttccccgtTTTCTCATTCGTCTTTACATCCCCACCAGCATTGACTTCTTCGTACATATCTTCCACGATAGAGTGTGTCCAGGAAGCGAAACCACCGACGATGAAGCCAAGAATCGAAGCAAACGCCACAGTCAATGGGTAGCTTTGCCATGGACGGTCCCAATCAAGTGCTACAGGAATGGCGCCAATCCACGCACCAACAAAGGTGCCGATAACAGGGTAGACGAGCGCACGTTCTATGGGATTCTCGGGCctgggaagaaaagaagaggatgaggccaATTACGGGGGTCGTCTGGGAGAAGGTGTGCTTACTGGAACTGGCAGAAGAGACGGGTCATACGGAACCGGGCATTGATTCCTTGATCATACATTGAAGGGATACCTAAAGAGTACACCGGCGTCCACACTGTGAGTACGGACAGATGGAAAgccaaaagaagagagtgaggGAAATGGCTGAAGCAAGTCAGCAACAAACAAAGGGTTCCTTGACAGAGGAGACTTACCTGTTAAGTGGCGCTCCCATGAGGGAGAGGAACAGGTAGTACATGCCAGCCATGCCTGCAGTAGCCATCCCGGCTTCTTTGAACCTCGTAAACATCTTTGTGGTCCTGCTTGTCCTTTCCTCCATATCGCTTTCACCGAcgacctcttctttcttggcAGCCGACTTACCCTCCCACCAgcccttcatctttcctccccACCAGAACATGATCATTCCCACCCCGATAACATCCCAGGCCATGGTGATGAGTGGCCTTGAGGTTATGGGAGTGAGGAATGGGTGTTCTGGTCTGTCTGCTGAGGATGATTGGGCGAGAGGGGCGGAGAGAAAGTACGATGTGGAGTGTGGGAGGGATATGAATGCTgcgatgaggaggatggtgaggTATATGAGGAGGGTGAAGTATTccgggagggggagggcgGGGGCCATGGCGGGGAGCGGAGATTACACAGATGAGATGAGAGTTTTGTCGACAGTTCTCGGTCAAATATATAAATATAAACGTCTACGTTAATTTAAGGAACAGAGCGAGGAACGGGGAAGGCGAAGCGGCGATGTCCACGCCTTGTTTACGTTTGGTATTACGTCAATCCGGCCTGTACGAGTAGTGACGGCTCCTTTCATGGTATATATATCCAGACAATACAGTCCATAGCAGCAACACTAATTCCAGAGAGGATATCCTGACGCTTACAGAGGTAGCTCAACTGCTAGCCATGATGAAAGACCCAGGCCTCATATCCTCATTCCTCCAGACCACCGCAGGCGAATGGTTCATGatcctctccctcgtcTTTGGTGGCTGCTGCTCGTAAGCGTATTTGAAACGCCTTTCGGTTATGAACAGTAGCTCATTACTCACAATAGCAATGTATGGGCATTGGAGGGAGTCCTCAAGGACCATCCCAAGTCTGGTAAATATAATACGCTTCAATTCCGTGGGGGAGATCCGACCAGTACTGAGTGAGAGGCTGTAGGCACGTTCCTTACATTCTCCCAGTTTGTTTTTGTCGCTGTACAAAACCTTTCATCGCAAGTCGAGCTGGCCCGAAGCAGGTCAGGAATACTTTATCCCAAGCTCAAGACACGAAATGTACCTTTGAAGCGTTGGGTAATACAGGTGATCCTATTCTTTGCCGTCAGCTTGAGTATGTGTGCCTGTGTGTGTGTTGCTCGTTTGCCAGCTCATTTCGTGCAGTGAACAATTACGCGTTCGGCTTAAAGGTGAGTAGCGGTATAAGACGATATCCCTTAATGATTACTCAAGGTGCTCCATAGATTCCTGTAACCATTCATATTATTTTTCGGAGTGGTGGTCAGTACATGCGTTGTGATAGAGGGTGTTAGCCGAACTGACTACCATTCATAGGTCTTTGCGTATCGATGATTGTTGGGAGAGTGATCGGGAAGCGGAGATATTCAATAGCCCAAATGGTGAGAAAGCAACCATATCATCGCCAGGCCATTCATTTTTAACCCCCTGTTCTGTCTATTAGCTTGCTGGGTTGCTCATCACCATCGGCATCGTCATCGCTACGCTTTCCGCCCCCCATCGACAACCATCCCGATCAAGTGACACTGTATCATCAACTACGACTGAATCAGTCGTCCAACCAACTTCTTGGATGGCCCATGAGCGGGATTATCTGGCAGGTATAGCTatccttgctgctgctctttTTCTATCTGCACTCCTGGGGCTATATCAGGAGCATACTTATCGTATGTATGGGAAGCAGTGGAAAGAAGCCTTGTTCTATGGCGTGGGTTTTTTTCCGTCATATGCATTTCGCAATTTACGTCGCTGATCGATCCCTGTAGCACTTTCTCTCACTCCCTCTCTTTACACCCTTCTATTCTGACCTTATCCAAACATACAACGCCTAtacttcctctccatctctcacTTTACTATCCATTCCTCGACCTTCagcttcccttttccctgcCCTCTTCACTGAAACCCCAACCTCTTTCTCGTCCACCAAATACTTTGACTGGCATGAGCTTCTCATTCCTTCCGCCATGTTTGCCCTCGCCCTCAACCTCATAACTCAAGGGCTCTGTGTTAGGGGTGTGAACAGGTTGACAACGAGGGTGAATTCGGTGACGGTGAATTTGGTGTTGACGGTGAGAAAGGCAGTCAGTCTGGCTATCAGTGTTTGGTATTATGGGAGTGGCATGACATGGAGCTTGGTCGTTGGTGGCGGGATGGTGTTATGTAAGTGcttggttttttttttgccCTCTTATTGCTGGAGGCacacaaaaaaaaaaaagcttACTGTTACTAGTGGGCACCATCCTCTACTCCGTCGCCCCTGGTCCCAAAGGTCTAGGACCATCCCCTTCAGATAAAGATAAGCCAACACCAAAGATCAAAACCTCTTCACGACCTCGGCCTATCATTGTTGAgcagaaagaagacgatggCGATGGCAAGAGTCA
This genomic window contains:
- a CDS encoding phosphatidylinositol glycan, class F, translating into MAPALPLPEYFTLLIYLTILLIAAFISLPHSTSYFLSAPLAQSSSADRPEHPFLTPITSRPLITMAWDVIGVGMIMFWWGGKMKGWWEGKSAAKKEEVVGESDMEERTSRTTKMFTRFKEAGMATAGMAGMYYLFLSLMGAPLNSHFPHSLLLAFHLSVLTVWTPVYSLGIPSMYDQGINARFRMTRLFCQFQPENPIERALVYPVIGTFVGAWIGAIPVALDWDRPWQSYPLTVAFASILGFIVGGFASWTHSIVEDMYEEVNAGGDVKTNEKTGKKKNKKKSIAA
- a CDS encoding solute carrier family 35 (UDP-xylose/UDP-N-acetylglucosamine transporter), member B4, whose amino-acid sequence is MMKDPGLISSFLQTTAGEWFMILSLVFGGCCSNVWALEGVLKDHPKSGTFLTFSQFVFVAVQNLSSQVELARSRSGILYPKLKTRNVPLKRWVIQVILFFAVSLMNNYAFGLKIPVTIHIIFRSGGLCVSMIVGRVIGKRRYSIAQMLAGLLITIGIVIATLSAPHRQPSRSSDTVSSTTTESVVQPTSWMAHERDYLAGIAILAAALFLSALLGLYQEHTYRMYGKQWKEALFYGHFLSLPLFTPFYSDLIQTYNAYTSSPSLTLLSIPRPSASLFPALFTETPTSFSSTKYFDWHELLIPSAMFALALNLITQGLCVRGVNRLTTRVNSVTVNLVLTVRKAVSLAISVWYYGSGMTWSLVVGGGMVLLGTILYSVAPGPKGLGPSPSDKDKPTPKIKTSSRPRPIIVEQKEDDGDGKSQWEDADITKAGNGSNLQSDSLVSAGLRYRQSPMEGSVMEKGAMKNR